From a region of the Pristis pectinata isolate sPriPec2 chromosome 2, sPriPec2.1.pri, whole genome shotgun sequence genome:
- the LOC127585001 gene encoding LOW QUALITY PROTEIN: phosphopentomutase-like (The sequence of the model RefSeq protein was modified relative to this genomic sequence to represent the inferred CDS: inserted 2 bases in 1 codon) produces the protein MASNDELDRAIVQWLQWDKNPKTLAEVRQQNCDGNIEQLKKYFGSRMLFGTAGLRSVMGPGFSCMNDLTIIQTTQGLCRYLENHFQXCKDRGVVIGFDARAHPPSGSSSQRFARFAATVLISQGIPVYLFSQITPTPLVPFTVSQLKLCAGIMVTASHNPKQDNGYKVYRENGAQIVAPYDEEIAKAIEENLEPWPESWNDTLIDSSSLLKDPYENMKNKYLECLRKHCFYRDINKSTKLKFVHTSVHGVGHEFVQAAFTAFDLAPPLAVPEQKDPDPEFPTVKYPNPEEGKDVLTLSFALADKEGATIILANDPDADRLAVAEKQEGGEWKVFSGNELGALLGWWIFTCWKKQNPESSGLKNVYMLSSTVSSKILQAIALKEGFHFEETLTGFKWMGNKAKELVDKGNEVLFAFEEAIGYMCTEFVLDKDGVSAAAIVAEMASFLACKNITLSHQLKAIYEEYGYHISKASYFICHDSKSIQGMFENLRNYNRKNEYPKTCGKFEISDIRDLTTGYDSSQPDKKAVLPTSKSSQMITFTFKNGCVATLRTSGTEPKIKYYSELCAPPGNCDPVKLKEELNDLVNALVEHFFQPEKNGFTSQSN, from the exons AATCCTAAAACATTAGCAGAAGTTAGACAGCAGAACTGTGATGGGAACATTGAACAgcttaaaaaatattttgggtCCAGGATGCTCTTTGGAACAGCAGGGTTACGATCAGTCATGGGACCAGGATTTTCTTGCATGAATGACCTGACCATTATTCAGACTACCCAG GGTTTGTGTCGATATCTGGAAAATCATTTCCA ATGTAAAGACAGAGGTGTAGTGATTGGGTTTGATGCACGTGCTCATCCTCCCAGTGGAAGCAGTAGTCAAAG aTTTGCCCGATTTGCTGCCACTGTTCTGATTAGCCAAGGTATTCCTGTGTATCTTTTCTCTCAGATTACTCCAACACCACTTGTG CCTTTTACTGTATCCCAGTTGAAGCTGTGTGCTGGAATAATGGTAACAGCATCTCACAACCCCAAGCAGGATAATGGTTATAAG GTTTACCGGGAAAATGGAGCTCAGATTGTTGCACCTTATGATGAAGAAATCGCAAAGGCCATTGAGGAAAATTTAGAGCCTTGGCCAGAGTCATGGAATGACACGCTTATTGACAGTAGTTCCCTCCTTAAAGATCcttatgaaaatatgaaaaataaatatcTTGAATGTTTACGGAAACATTGCTTTTACAG GGATATAAATAAAAGCACCAAACTTAAATTTGTGCACACGTCTGTGCATGGAGTTGGACATGAATTTGTACAAGCAGCTTTCACAGCTTTCGACTTGGCTCCTCCTCTTGCAGTTCCAGAGCAGAAAGATCCTGATCCAGAGTTTCCAACTGTCAAGTATCCAAATCCAGAAGAAGGCAAAGATGTATTG ACATTATCGTTTGCCCTTGCTGACAAAGAAGGAGCCACAATCATTTTGGCAAATGACCCTGATGCTGATCGCCTTGCTGTGGCTGAGAAGCAAGAAGG TGGAGAATGGAAAGTATTTTCAGGGAACGAATTGGGTGCCTTGTTGGGTTGGTGGATTTTTACTTGCTGGAAGAAGCAAAATCCAGAATCCTCTGGTCTGAAAAATGTATATATGTTATCAAGTACAGTCTCTTCAAAAATTCTCCAGGCAATTGCACTAAAAGAAGGATTTCATTTTGAG GAAACCTTAACTGGCTTTAAATGGATGGGAAACAAAGCTAAAGAACTTGTAGACAAGGGCAATGAGGTGCTTTTTGCATTTGAAGAAGCAATTG GTTATATGTGTACTGAATTTGTCCTAGATAAAGATGGTGTTAGTGCTGCAGCTATTGTTGCAGAAATGGCCAGCTTTTTGGCTTGCAAGAATATCACACTGTCCCATCAGCTCAAAGCAATTTATGAAGA ATATGGTTATCATATTTCAAAGGCTTCATACTTCATCTGCCATGACTCTAAGAGTATTCAAGGGATGTTCGAAAATTTACGAAATTATAATAGAAAAAACGAGTACCCCAAGACGTGTGGGAAATTTGAAATTTCTGACATTCGGGATTTAACCACTGGCTATGACAGCAGCCAGCCAGACAAAAAGGCT GTGCTTCCAACCAGTAAAAGCAGCCAAATGATTACCTTCACATTCAAGAATGGATGTGTAGCTACCCTGAGAACTAGTGGGACAGAGCctaaaattaaatattattcaGAATTGTGTGCACCACCTGGAAATTG TGACCCAGTAAAGTTGAAGGAGGAGCTCAATGACTTGGTCAATGCATTGGTGGAACATTTTTTCCAGCCAGAGAAAAACGGCTTTACATCTCAATCCAACTGA